The DNA region AACTCCCTTATAACAACTCACACCCTTCCGCTCTGTTGACCTCCGTTTCTAAAGTAAAAACGTATGTAAATATGTTCTGACATGATGTACAATGGTTGTCCAGCCAGTTTTCCTTTTCGACTCCCACTCTTCGCCCAtttcaacctccccacaaccatcatccccttTTCAAACCCTTCCCTTGACTTTTCCCACCCTCCCGTTCAACTTTTTTATCAttaatttttttttacaTCCCTCCCCACTCCAGGGAACTTGGTCACTGACCATGTTCACAGCAGCATCTATtccctcatcctccgtcATCCATCTACCCATCCTCCACTCCCCACCCGCTTATtgccctccccccatccccaagtcTATGTTCGTTCGATCGTTCGTTGCAGGTGAGAATTCTGGGAAGAATAAAAACTTGTCTAATGCAAAGCCACGCCACCCCATAACACACCCCATAAAACAGAcgaggaaaaaaagagataGAAATCTAAGAATCTGATGAACCATCCGCATTGATCAATTGAAGACGCCCACACCGCCAAGCCCACCATCCACGTCTGTAGAAAATGCAAACTGCAAACCGCCGAGTTTGTGACCGATCTGATGCAAACGGAGGGGGAATCGAAACTTTTGGGGATGTATCACCCGTGCGTGTATCGGAGAGGAACACCCAGATCATCATAAGCTCGGAAAACCCACTTTCAGCTCGCAAAACACAAAAGAGAGGAAAAAAGCAGAGAAACCGCAGGAAAAACCATGAATACAAGACTAAACGAGACCACCACATTGACTGTGAGAAAGCAAAATGAGCATTAAAACGCCGTTGATGCAGTTTGTTGAGCGGTGCCCAGCACACTGGGTCGCTATTATGCCGATAttcctctctttttctccgCTACCGAGTTGCATTTCCGGACGAGTGACTACCTCGTCGTATAGGGGAGACGCCTGAATAGTTGAGTCATGTCCAGTGTCGTGTCCACCGCACCGTAGGCCTCATCGATGTCCCCCACTGATCCCATATCCTCCCCCCGCGCAGCCCCGTCTGTAAGAACCCAATTCTTGACCGATTTTAGCATGTGGATGACGCGCGCAAATCGTTGATCGGGGTTCATAACGAGATCGACGTGCCGTGTTGTCCTCAAAAGATGGGTCGCCAGCCAGTAAAAATGGATGCCATCCCTGCAGAATCCATACCGTCCAAGATATGCCGCGGCCGATGGAGGGAACTGGACCGCCATGTCATGATCCCAGTTTGCCTTGAACTTGTCCAAAGCTGTTATCAACGTCTTCAAAGTCTGCGGATCGACAAGGTTCGCAGCAATATCCGTGGGAGTCGTGCGACCACTACCATGCGGAACAGAGCTTCCTTGCGCATCCACAAACCAGGCGTTGGTCGGCAAAGGGGTGCTAGATCGACTGATGGCATTCCTGCCCTCCAATTGAACCTGTCTCATGATGTCGAGTAGGGCATGAATAAGAATGAATTTCCCGTAGAGATTGGTCGACCCCGGCAAAACTCGATAGCTGTTGTCGAGCAACGCCTTGAGAACCATGCGCATTTCGGGTTGTGTCGTACGTCGAGTGCCATCGGGGTTTCGTCTTTCGGCAGCTGCAGGCCCGCAGAGCCCCAGAGCTTCAGCACACTCAACCGCGTTGCTCGCCTCCCACGCTGCGTCATCCGcagggagagggagccgAAGATCGAATGGGGTGAACTCGGGACCGCAGTTGAAATAGAGCCCCAAAGCCGCGTCGTAAATGAAGATAAGATACATAGTTCTGACACGAGCCTCCTGGCCCACCCAGCGTTGCCAATCAAACTGCGAAACTGGGAAGTTTTGCGAGGCAAAGCTTGActggtggagagggctgAAAGACGATTCTCCTTGCGAAAGGTGTAGCATCCCAGCCTTGCGAGCCAGATTGGCAATTAGAGGCCAAATTCGCCGAGCTTTCTGGCGTTGGGCTGCGGTACCGTGCCAGGTAAACAAAACTTGAACATGTGCGATTGCCTGGAACTCTTCCAGGGCCGAGTTGGATGCCCAGTCATAGGTTTGCGCAAATCCCTCATCCTGAGCCAGTGAAGCCCTGAACAAAAGAGATGAGCTTTCAAACGAGGTCCTGAGCACTTCCATAATCTCCCGAATGTTGTCCGGGGGGATTCGGTCCGAGTAGCACGCGCCTACGATGCACATGGCAGCCAAAAGGCCGACATAGGCGTCCAGGGCGCGGAACGTGGGAATGTGGACGGTAGCAAAGTGCACGTGATAGTTGGTATACTGTTCCAAGAAATGTCGAATGTTGTCGGGCTGGAAATGATGGTTGACGAGTTGGGCAGTGGGATTAGTGGGATCAGAGGTGGGGCACAAAAACTCGATGATTCTGCGGGACAGGTGGTGATAGGCGTTAGGATACGAGGGCGGAATTCCCCATGAGGGGAACGTCGACGAGTCGGTGGCTGTGTCGCCCGGAATGATGCCAACCGCTCGCGCAGAGCCAGAGTTAGGATCGGGCTTGGCCGCGGTCGCCTTCTCCTGTTCGCAAGTTAGGTCTTTCCACACATTAATGAAGAGATATGAAATGGGGTGTGGGATGGTTCGCACCTGCCTGTGAGAACATCTGCGCCCACTGGTCGCCGCCCTGGCCGCCGAGGAAGGGCATGCCGGTCCCGTTCTGGGGCATGCTGTAGTTCGCCagctgggggttgatgttggccgTCATGTTGTTCGAAACATCGCCGCCGGTATAAGTCTGGTCAAAGCTGCCAGGACGCGTCGACGCGCCCATGACAGACCCAGTCATGCTTCTCCTATCGCGATTGGCGTCTTCGATTCGGTTAATGCTGCTCGATCTCGACAATTGATTCTGATCGTTGGCCATGTTGGTCATGGCCTCGGGGGCAGAGATCAGGCCAAATGGATGCTGCACCATTCCGTCACCCGGAATGCTGGGCATGCCATTCATGTGGTTCACCTCACCTTCAATGGCCTTCtgctgagcagcagcattcTTCTTGACGTGCGCCTGCGGGTGAGACAAATGGCTCGCACCCGTAGGGTTGCCACGTCTAACCGAGCACTTGATGAAGTGACGCTTGAGGATGTCGCTACGCGAGAAGGTGTCGCGGCACAGGACACACATGTAGGGGCGATCGCCGGTGTCTACGAATACACGTTAGGCTACAGGACACGTCACAGAGCTTTCAGTCGAGTCAACTTACGTCTGAGCAAATGACGCTTCAGATGCTTGGCATGAAGATAGGTCTTGGTGCAGTGAGGGCAAGGAAACTTGCCGTCCGCATCCTTCTGGGGGATCGGGTtcttggcggtggtgccaggagcaggagcggcAGGCCGGCCCGGAGCACTAGGGAGGATGCCTCTGCGGCCCTGGGAACCGACAACGTGAGTCGGCTGGTCGCCACCCTCGGGCAGCATGCCGTTCTGGCCCATCATGGGGCTCTGAACGTAGGGGGAGCTAATGCCAGCCTGCGGCATTCCGCTAGCCGGCATCGGGCGGAGAACAGGTGGAGCCCGGGCGCCGGCCGGAGATGGGGCCGGGGCAATTGGCTGAGGATGCGCGGCAGCGGCCGTGGTGTTCGGCATcatggtggaggtgctggcggGATAGCCCTGAGTGGGATAGCTGTTGTTCATCATGGGGTAGTTTCCAGCGCCGCGTCCAGCACTTTGGTTGGGCGGAGGCGGGTAGCTGGtcatgttgttggtgacgggAGTATTGGGAGCGGAAGGCGTCCGAGAACCGTGGGGATAGTTCCCGTAAGGAGGCTGTTGCATAGCCggatggctgggttggagcGGCGGCAGGGTCTGCGGAGGGAGGCCCGTGgagtggtgctgctgctggtgctgctgctggatggGATGCTGTGACACGGCTGGCTGAGAGGAATACGAAGCCGTCGACGTGTTTATGACATTCGCCGAGCCGTTTGGCAGACCTTCCATAATCCGTCACACAAATACCTTAAAGTGGCGAGCACAGAATAACCATCCGAGGCCTTGGGGGGCGTCGAAGGGCTCTTTTGCGCGCGTTGGGGGAAGAGTAGTCGGTGCTACTCGTGAGGACGGGCGATGCAACAACGCGTCGTGTGCACGGGGGGTGATGATATGCCTCAGTCGGCGCGCGCTCTCGCTTGGGCAGAAGGGGGCAGGCAGCAAGAGCTGTTTGTTCCTTTGTCGGCTGTCGCAGGACTCGGAACCGGGACGACAGGCTTCTGATGGAAGGTCAGATGCAATGCGCCGGACGGTGATCTGGCTGTGCAACAATTGTCGCGATGAtgcgtcgtcgtcaaaggtTGGCGcgtgtcggtggtggtggtgctcgTGGGTGGAGAATACCCTACCTTAAGCGGAAAGTTGAGGCTCAAAGGAAAAAGATGTGGTGAGTGGAGAGAAATGGAGAGGTTTGAGTGGAAAGTCGGGTGGAGACTGCCTCTTTTTGTGCTGCTGgatttgggttttgggggggtggtatGTGAGGGGAGCTGTCAGGTACTTGCTGATGGCGGCCGGCGGGCAGTGGGTGGGTTATACAGTTCCTGGCTGGCAGCCGTTGGGTACCTCCTGGGAGCAGCCTGGTGGGGACCGAGCTGGGATTGTGGGAATTGTGGGATTGCAATGGTGGAGGGTCCTCCCAAAATTTCCCAGGTGAAATATGGAGAATCGTCCGGAAATCAAGCCTTTTGAGCGGTGGGGAGAGAGTTTGATGAAACCCAATTGTGCGAGTCGATTAGGTCTTTGGGTATTCAACGCTGGCGCGGGAAAGAGAAAGGGCTTTGCTTTGCTGTGCTTTTGCTTTGGTTTGGGCAGTCGCGCAGACAGGATGTGGAcgagggaaaaaagaagtgAAAGTGGATAAAAACAAGGGAAGGGAATGGGGACCGGCACTCAggtaaaaagaaaagagactTGACTTGCGTCTGGCGGTATCTTTTGGCAGGTGGCAGGGTAAAAATGCCCAGGGGGAGCAAGTGAAGAAAGAACTGAAAAAAtaagaaataaaaaaaatacaGTTACAAGAGGCAAGTCACGTCCCTTTGGTCCTGCTCTGTTTTGGCGGCCATGTAAAAAGACCGGAAGCGTGTTTCTACCTACTCGCACACACATTGGCTTGCCCCTCGTACCCGGACTTGGGCAAAAGCCATTTACTTCATCTCGAGGAATAAAGTTTGCTTTACTCCGAGATTCTGTTGAATCAGCAGACTACAAATACTACTCCCATCAAGATGCCCTCACCTCTACACATATGAATTGCCCGCCTGTTACAGAATGTCCCGGTACCGCATCCGAAATGTGTGAATTTTTGCAACAAAGCGACTCGACGGACGAGGGCTGGGCGGTGACCTCATCAATACAGTGTGGCATGCACGGCGTACTTGGGCGGCAGGCGGTAGCGACAGGgacctgtggtggtggtcaaagGGACGTCCTTGGCAAGTGGTCTGAGGTGGGATAGCAGAGGCAGGGACTGGGCTGGGAGGAACCACGCTCCGAGCAAGGACActggttgggtggtgtccAGTAGGGTGGTTGCCGATACATGTGATGCTTCAAAACGGCAACCAGCGACGCCCAAAGGACCGCCATGGACAGCCAATGTTGATACGAAATGCCATCGAGCTCTAGGCCCGAGATGTGGCGTTGAAGGTCCAGACGCCATCCGTAGTCCAAGATGTGATCAGACTGGTAGGACCTTGGCCGTTTTATCCAGCGGCAAGATTTGCCCATTCCATGCCGTGGTGTTGATAACTTGATGCGTGCTTTTCCAGCATCCACTCATCACAAGTTGGATAATGGCCATGTTTCCAAACGGAAGTCGACGGGAGCGGAGGGGCTTCCAGTCTCGCGGAAACACTAGCCCAGACAGGTATCACAGGAGATGGGCACTATGCCAAAAGCATCGCCGCCTGCTGTCTGTGACGTTTTCGGTTTGTACTGTGTGCTCTTTGCGAAAACGACGACGCCGCCACCAATCCCAAAGTTACCGCCCACAACCCGCCGACATGTTTGAATGTATTGGAAATACGCGGATTCGTAATCCTGTACTTTTTGTCCAAAAGGGTTGGTCCAATGGCAATACTCACAGACATTATTTAAAGAAGTGCTGGATCGGTGCTATGACTGGCTACTTCTCTTGTAGTTTTTTTTCCCTATCTCGATATGCTGGTGATCTGATATCGATGACACTTGAAccgcatcaacatcaaacctACACTTCTTCTCGCCTCACCTTTTGTGTCTTCGCTGGCCGACGATCAGATCAGCAACAAGAGCGGTCACGGGGGTTTTTTCTCTCTAGCAGTTTCTGTTACGCGGTCTTCTCGGGATGACTGCCATCGCCTCACCCAAAGAGGCATCTCCGTGTTTGTTAATAATCGGCCGCCAGGGGGCAAATTCTCGATGGTGTTTTGTCTATCGATTTTTCCAAGTCTGAGCACTTTCTtggacgacgatgacaacAACGGCCAACAGGATCAgacgcaccaccacctggcCTCGGTGACGAGAAAGACGGGCTTCTCCCTCTGCTGTTGTGGTCGTCTGAGAGCCATCAGATCCATGACCCCAGGCCGTGATGGCGTGGATGGCGTGGACAGCGGAACGACCGAATCGTCGCAGAACTTGCGGTGAGGAATTGTGCCGCATTGGTTCCGTCGGGTAGTTCGGTTATCTCAGCGGCTGTCGGATGCTGTGCCTGTTCTTCCTTGGAATTCCCATTCATAACTCGATCACCTTGACAGCCAACAACGCCCTGAAAATATAACGAGATCTGACCTTCTTGCggtgggagggtggtggttacaGTCCCACGTAATATTACTACACCGTACAACCAAGCCCCCCAACGCCCGTCTGCGGCAGCAAAGCAACAAATCATCAACGGGGTGGTCAGCTCATGGCACTTGCATATATTATGCAATCGTGCAGCGTGCCGTTCGCCCTTCACAAAACAACAGACGGCCACATTCTGTATGAATTGGCAGAATGAGTCCCTTGATGTCCGCTGTGGTCCGGGTGTGGCTCGCTCCTGACTGAATTGGTGTGATGATGTGCAGCCTCCACGAGTCAAGGTGGTGAGCGAAAGCCGCACGCGAAACCGCCCCAGACATGCATCCCTGCCCTGCCACTCTCCATCCATTCCACTTCTGCCTCGGCTTGTCGTTGCGGTGCAGGGGGCAAGCAGAGGAATTTGATGCCGAGAAAGAGGGGGCTCATTGCTTGGCATTTAGGTGTTGCTGACGCCGCACTGTGTCCCGTATGTGTTGACGGAAATCTTCACCTTCTGCGAATACCGTCAACAAAGTCTGATCCTCTCACTCTCGCTGAAACACCGCATAGCTTCCCTGTGTTTTTGGAATGGAATGCAGACTCGCCCAACGGGGACTCATTGGTTCTCACTCCTCAGGCCTCAGGGTCTTTCGAGCCATGGCGGGGCTCTTGGCCCCTCTTTCTTtggtggatgatggtttATCCTCTAGCCCACGATGCCTTATTACAACGTCCCTACTGCACAATGCGCTTGAGGCATCGATCAATAGAAACAGCCTGGACAGATCTGGACATTTCCCCATTTTCCTAGCGCGCGCGCGACAGCCGCCAACTCGAGTATTATTCTTCGTTGCAACTTGACAACCCAAGAGCCCAAAGACGGGAGgttggtaggtaggtaggtaggtactttGGACTCGAGACGCGTCCTGGCATCCCGCGCACGGCGCCGGGTGAAAGTGGCCCCTCCAGGGGGATCGATCAACTAACGACGAGTGGAGATGCTCTTTGGGCGATCCGAGGGGAGCAGACGGCGGGCGAGGTGGGACGGTCTCCGTGAGGCTCTGGGAGGGTCTTCATCGTGAACCCACACCTGCGGGTTCTGTGCGACATCAAAAGGGAAAAATTGGAGATGGCCCCGATGGATTGAGGGGCGTTTTCTAGAAGCGCGGGAGCTCCACCAAGATCTCTTCAGCACATATCAAAAGCAATATCATATCGCATCATGGACACAAACCTCAACCTTGAATTCTCTTCCCGGCTCGGGACGCTCACAGCCATCACGGCCTCACCCGTCCGTTGCGGTCGAGACAATCCCCCGGCCTCGCTCACCCTCACAACGTCACAACGCCCGCCCACCTAGCCAGACGCCAAGCCCTGCACTGGGTGTTGTTCGCCCTTCATATCGGCGTCGGGGGAAAAGCCGACAGCGACAACAACATGCCACGTCGCTCGCCCGGTGAGTCAGGCCTGGATGCGTTCCCCTCACGAGAAAGCAACGGAGAcggcaacgacaacgacaacaccTGCCAGATCCAACCTCGAGTGCCGCCGACGCTATCCATCGGCTAGAGGTGCTGGCTTAAACAACatgtggggtggtggtccgAGTTGCAAGTCATTTAGTCCGTGGCTTGTCGTCTGCCACTGCCAGGCAGGCAGACAGACACCCGACGCAGACAGACACCCGATGCAGACAGACTGGAAAGCTAACCTAGGTAAACCGCTAGCCATCTGTCATTGGGGAGCCCAAGGTCGACGGTCGACAGGAAGGGAGCTACCCTGAGTTCCAAGGTTGGGCCGAATTGGCTTTCATATCTCGAAATCGATGGCGGGGTGAAGTTCCCAAGTCCCAAGCCTCCCCGTCTGGCTGCCCACAAAAAAAGGGCCCCCTCATCTGGTCTCGTTCCCCCAACTTTTGGCTGAATCCAGCGAACGATTGGCGCGAGTATCCATTCCCGGCGTTAAAACCGACCCAACACGTCCCGTCCGTCGTCGAACCCTGGTCGATGTGGCGTTCATGATGCGCGAACTCTGTGGGACCCCAGACACGCCAGAGCAAAACCTAAAAACGAGTTCACCTCATCATAGCACTGTTGAATCCCGTCACCAaccttcaacaacaaaacagtCCTTCGGTAGGACTCTCTTGTTGGCCagggctgctgttgtgtAATCAGTAGCCAGCGGTCCTATGTCGGCCAGAATTCCTGGAAGCCGGTACCAAGCGAGAAATCTCTTCCAGATCACCAGTGCTGCAAACAATTTGCTCACCCACTGATCCTCTGTACATGGCCTTGTACGACAGGCGCGCAGCAGATGATGGGCAATTGGCGGCATGGTtgcatcatcaccccccgcTCTCAAAGCAGGCAAGATGCCGCAGCAATCccaccctccgccgcctGTGCTCATCTCCGGAACAGCGGACCACGCTCCAACGCCAGGTACTGGGCAAGCCGGCAAGCGAgatcttcttttttttggtatcAGCAGCATTCCATCTTATCTGGAAATGCCTTGCTCATCACCAGTATAGAGCCCTAAATGATGCGTCAATACACGACACCTACCTTCGGCAACACCTCACGGCAATTGAGGACCGAGATCCGGCCGATAGATCACATCCAGATATCACTCGCCATCTTGTCCCCCCACGAATTCCAGATACGATTCTGCTCTACCCTGGAACCATTTGATTCCAATGCCACCTCACTACTAATCATAGACAGTCGTGGAACAAATGAAGGTTTTAATATCATCGCTATCGATCATTCCCCGGCACTCTGCCCGCGCCTTTGACAGCAAACGGTGCGATGTCGGCGGCACTGCCCAGAACGGTAAGCCGTCCTCGAAGCCACGCCATCCGTCGATCGCCACGGGTATGTGTTTTTCACCGCACACCACACGCCAACATCGGTCTGAAGGAAGCCAAAAACATACAATGTGCTGTACACGCGGTACGCGCGACTAATAAGGCTATTTGTCTGGCAGATTATCAGATAACGGGCTGTAGGTCTACAGAATACCGAACATAGTCCGCGGAGAAGACTggccgctcccgctcccgctcccggcTCCTCACCTGCTGTTTTGACACCATCTCCGAAGAGAAAAGCGGCCAAGTGTGCGGACGCACAACAGGAAAATAAGTTGGTCAGAAGCATGTGCTGGTGATAGCTCACATGGCATTCAATGGTTCTGGCGTCCAATGGTGAGAACGAGCCTAGCAAATGAGAGCGTCATTGGTCGGCAGGGCAGACCGACAGTGCCGGTGCTGGCTAAGCACCACCTCAAACACATATCTGCTCACTCACCCTTGAGAGATGTGACTGGGCAATAAACGGGCACGTATTACGGTACACGGGCTGTATTTCGTACCGAACACTGCGGTCACCACCGCTTGATGAAAATGTGCACTCAACTTGGTCATCGTCACGATGACATGACAGCGACGAAAAGAAGGCATTTTCCCTGCTTCAAGACGATTTCCATCTTAGATATCCAACATAGTTGGGATCTCGGCTGCCTACCAGACCAATGCCAGCCCCCTCGAGTCATGGCGGCGCCTGCGCACCCATGCTCAGTCGTCCACACCTTGCCATCGGAGTTCGCTCCGGGCTTGTACCCTGTTTGTCACATCGCCGcttgtctcttttttttttttttcttcttcccttttccGTTTGTTGAGAGCCAGTGGCTGGCAACTGTCACAAAATTTCTTAATAAGCCGCCTCGGGTGCCAGAAGAAGAGTTTCAAAACAGGACGCGTGACCTTCTTTTGCTCGAACCGCCGCTGTCgcagaagaaaagggggcgaTGTTATGTTTATGTTTGTTGTcgggaaagggggtggaaAGCGGTCTGGTCTGTCTGTCTGACGGTTTTTGCTTCTCTCcccgcttctttttctctccccCGACCGACCATCCCATTTTTTTGCTGCAACCGCCAACTTTTTCTCAACCCCCACGCTGCGTCCAATGACATGTTTCTAGCATCGGGCATTTGTACAATTTTGTGTAACGCGAGATCTCGAACCGGGTTTTGTGCGTGGCggttcggtggtggtaggttgGATTTTTTTTATCCACAACTTTTTTGTCATTGAGATTCACCAAAAAGGTTATTGTTCCCTCTTGTTTTTCGCGCACAGTGTACTATCTAGACTTCTTTCTATCtagtaggaggaggagcggacGAGATTCCGCACTGTAGACTTCGACAAGCGGCGCCGAATATTGACCGACACATGGTCTATTGAAATAAACGTCATCGCGCCGgacccttttttttattatttttaTTTGGTCGGCAGTTCAttgtgtggtgggtgtgtgtgtgtgctcctcttttttttctcttttcgaTCGAGTTTACAGCACGGTGTGCCGGGTGCCttaccgccgccgcccggaGTCTACCCGTATGTACACAGTGTTTTGATGGTGTGTATGTACAAAGAGAtcgatcatcatcatcatcctcgggTAGTTTGACGGACGGACGGACggatgtgggaggggttggggttggcaggTCCGGAGGTTCCCGCGGttagtttttttttgggcgaCGACTATACAACGTCGAGGATCGAGAATCTTGGATATGTATCTCGAGAAATCACGATCACGATGGCGCGAAGAATGTGAAGACCAtgatttttttggggggatttttatttttattcATTTTCATTTTTTACTGCATTGCGTGCTTGGCATACGCAGGATATTCTCAAATTGGTTCCAAATTTTCTGACCATGACTGATGATACAAGCTGAACAACGGGCTGTGTGGTGGGAGATAACGCCGAAAGCCGAGTTGAAGCAACGGAATTAAACAATGCTCCCgcgccccccttcccctccctccccttttaTTTTCCCCGGGGGTCGGCTGCCGTGGTCCCGTAACCCGTAACCCGTGTccggggcggcggcggcggcgacgagggCGGCGGTATCTCGGTCGACCTCATTGATTGATTTAATTTGGTTTTTATTTGATTTTATGGCTTTGCAGTTTTGTGAGAGGTGAGCTGTAAGATGATGAACCAGGCcagtggcggcggtggttgcATAGGTACGCTGAGTATTTACTGCCGGCCACACCATAAACACCTTACACGAAAGATGAATACGAAGCCGCCGAAGCGGTCGCTGAGTAatcttgttttcttcttttttttcgtGTGTGTGTATTTATGATCTTTGCGGTAAGTAGGTTGGTAAATGGTTGGCTTGGGGGGTTCATAAACTCTTGACTGAGACGGACGGTAAGGTGACTGTCAGCACATTTCCCTGGCGCAAACGTTGACTTGTTGGTTCCTGGTGATGATGCAACCTCCGAAGGAGCGGAATCCGGGTCCTGTTTCTCGAAAAGCAAGGGGCAACAAGAGCGACATCGCCAGAGAGGCAAGGTAAGGTAAAGGTTACCTATCGAAgactgatgatgaggaggaggggcttcATTTCCATTTTCTTTTCAGGGAGTCAAGGGGGTCGCCTTCCAGAAGCCTTTTCATCATGATGTTTGAACACGCGACACTCTCAGGGATTGAAGCGAGAAAGCAAGAACCGAGAGAACGGGATAGGCTCCGGTTTGTGCGGCAAAcggaggaaagaaaagaaaggagATCAAATCTCATTTTAAATACGATCTCTCGCGTGGTCGACAGGGTACCTAGCTCAACGGTCGGTTTAAACGACATTTGTCGACATTTG from Podospora pseudocomata strain CBS 415.72m chromosome 3, whole genome shotgun sequence includes:
- a CDS encoding hypothetical protein (COG:S; EggNog:ENOG503NWFS), with product MEGLPNGSANVINTSTASYSSQPAVSQHPIQQQHQQQHHSTGLPPQTLPPLQPSHPAMQQPPYGNYPHGSRTPSAPNTPVTNNMTSYPPPPNQSAGRGAGNYPMMNNSYPTQGYPASTSTMMPNTTAAAAHPQPIAPAPSPAGARAPPVLRPMPASGMPQAGISSPYVQSPMMGQNGMLPEGGDQPTHVVGSQGRRGILPSAPGRPAAPAPGTTAKNPIPQKDADGKFPCPHCTKTYLHAKHLKRHLLRHTGDRPYMCVLCRDTFSRSDILKRHFIKCSVRRGNPTGASHLSHPQAHVKKNAAAQQKAIEGEVNHMNGMPSIPGDGMVQHPFGLISAPEAMTNMANDQNQLSRSSSINRIEDANRDRRSMTGSVMGASTRPGSFDQTYTGGDVSNNMTANINPQLANYSMPQNGTGMPFLGGQGGDQWAQMFSQEKATAAKPDPNSGSARAVGIIPGDTATDSSTFPSWGIPPSYPNAYHHLSRRIIEFLCPTSDPTNPTAQLVNHHFQPDNIRHFLEQYTNYHVHFATVHIPTFRALDAYVGLLAAMCIVGACYSDRIPPDNIREIMEVLRTSFESSSLLFRASLAQDEGFAQTYDWASNSALEEFQAIAHVQVLFTWHGTAAQRQKARRIWPLIANLARKAGMLHLSQGESSFSPLHQSSFASQNFPVSQFDWQRWVGQEARVRTMYLIFIYDAALGLYFNCGPEFTPFDLRLPLPADDAAWEASNAVECAEALGLCGPAAAERRNPDGTRRTTQPEMRMVLKALLDNSYRVLPGSTNLYGKFILIHALLDIMRQVQLEGRNAISRSSTPLPTNAWFVDAQGSSVPHGSGRTTPTDIAANLVDPQTLKTLITALDKFKANWDHDMAVQFPPSAAAYLGRYGFCRDGIHFYWLATHLLRTTRHVDLVMNPDQRFARVIHMLKSVKNWVLTDGAARGEDMGSVGDIDEAYGAVDTTLDMTQLFRRLPYTTR